From Actinomyces procaprae:
TGCGGTCCTCGGTTGTAGGGTCGATTGCGTTGGTCTGCGGGTTGTCGGTTCGGGTGCTGTTGGTGTCGGTACTGGTCATAGCGGGCCGTTGTCGTGCTTCTTGAGGGCGGCGCGCCGGCCGTCGCGCTTGTCCGCCAGGGCGGACAGCGAGTCGACGATGACGGTGCGGGTGTGCTCGGGGGCGATGACCGCGTCGATCTCACCGATCGCAACGGCCTTGTCCGGGTTGATGACCGTGGCGGTGTACTCGTCGATCAGGCGCTGCTGCTCGGCGGCCGCGGCCTCCTCGCCGGACTCCTCACGCACCTTGCTCAGCTCGCGGCGGTGAATGATGCCCACCGCCCCCTGAGCGCCGAGCACGGCGATCTCGGCGCCGGGCCAGCAGAAGTTCAGGTCGGCGCCGATCGCCTTGGAGCCCATCACGATGTAGGCGCCGCCGTAGGCCTTGCGCAGCACCACCGTGACCAGCGGGACCGTGGCGGAGGCATAGGCGTTGATCACCTTCGCACCGCGGCGGATGATGCCGGCGTGCTCCTGCTCGGCTCCGGGACGGTAGCCGGGCACGTCCACAAAGGTCACCACCGGCAGGCCGAAGGCGTCGCAGAAGCGCACGAAGCGGGCCAGCTTCTCGGAGGCGTCCACGTCCAGGGTGCCGGCATCCACCAGGGGCTGGTTCGCGACGACGCCGACGGGCCGTCCCTCGAAGCAGGCGAAGCCGACCACCACGTTCGCGGCGAAGTCCTCCTGCACCTGCACCAGCTCCCCGTGGTCCACCAGTGCCGTCACCACGGCGGTGACGTCGTAGGGCTGGCGGGGGGAGGCCGGCACCAGGTCGCCGACCTCGGCGGCGGCGTCCCTGTCCGCGGCCCGGTCGGCGTCCTCATACGCGTAGCGGGGCGCCTCCTGATCGGAGGAGGAGGGCAGGTAGGCGAGCAGGGTACGCACCTGGGCGAGGGCGTCGTCCTCGTCGTCGGCGACGTAGTGGACCACGCCCGTGACCGAGCCGTGGATGTCGGCCCCGCCCAGCTCCTCGGCGCTGATGCGCTCACCGGTGACGGCACGCACCACGTCGGGGCCGGTGACGAACATGTGCGAGGCCTCGCGGGTCGCGATCACGAAGTCGGTCAGGGCCGGGCTGTAGACGGCGCCGCCCGCGCACGGCCCGAGGATGACGCTGATCTGGGGCACCAGGCCGGAGGCGGCGCAGGTGCGGTTGAAGATGCGCCCGTACTGGCGCAGGGCGGCCACTCCCTCCTGGATCTTCGCGCCGCCCGAGTCGATCAGCCCGATCACCGGGATGGATAGGCGCAGCGCGTCATCCAGCAGCCGGACGATCTTGTCCCCCTCGACCGTGCCCAGGGCGCCGCCGGACACGGAGAAGTCCTGGGAGTAGACGGCCACCTGGCGGCCGCCGATCTGGCCGAAGCCCGTCACGACGCCGGAGGGGCGGGCCTGCTCGCCCGCGCCGGAGCCGGAGTAGCGGCCGATCTCCAGGAAGGAGTCGGCATCCAGCAGCATGTCGATGCGCTCGCGGGCGGTCTGCTTGCCCTTTGCGTGCTGGCGCGCGGCGGCCCGTTCCTCGGCCTCGGCGTCGACGCGGGCAATGCGCTCCCGGAATGCGGTGGTCGCCGGGGAGCTGGACATCATCGCGTCAGGGGCGACGGTGTTGACTGCGGGCTCGGTCATGGTCAGGCCTCCTGCTCGGGCTGTGAGTCGTCGCGGATGTCGCGCATGCGAACCAGGATCTCGCCGGCGGACACGGTGCGTCCGGCGCTGACGGGGATGTCGGCGACGGTGGCATCCATGGGGGCGTGGACGTAGTTCTCCATCTTCATGGACTCCAGCACCACCAGCAGGTCGCCCTCGTGCACGCGCTGTCCCGGGGACACGCAGATGCGGGTGACGATTGCCTGCATGGGGGCAGCGATGGCGCCGGGATCGCCGCCCTGGGCGCTGGCTCCGGTGGCGGCGCGTCCGCGGCCGGTCCCGCGCCCGCGCAGTGGCTGCTGGGCCAGGTTGGAGCCGCCGGCGTAGCCCGCCCCCAGGCGCCGGTTGTGTCCGCCGAGGATCCCGTCGGGGACGGTTACCTGGAGCCGGTGCCCGTTGATCTCGACCACGTAGGTGGAGCGGGTGCGGTGGTCGTCGGCCGGGGGCTGCTCACCCGCAGTGCCGGCGGTACCGGCATTCTGGGGGGTGCGCAGCTGAGGCAGTACGTCGTCCTCGAGCCAGCGGGTGGTGACGTTCAGCTGCGAGTCGGCACCGGGCGTGGTGAACTCCTCGCGGCCGAGCACCTGCGCGTGCAGGGAGGTGCACACGGTAACGCCCTCCACGACCGTCTCCCTAAGGGCCCGCCGCGCCCGGCGGATCGCCTGGTCTCGGTCGGCCCCGGTGACGACGATCTTGGCGAGCATGGGGTCGAAGGTGGGGGTCACGGTGTCGCCCTCGACCACGCCGGACTCGATGCGGATGCCGGGGCCCGCCGGCCACCGCAGCCGGGTGATCGTGCCGGTGGAGGGAGCCAGCCCCTGCGCCGGGTCCTCGCAGGTTATGCGCAGCTCCAGGGAGTGTCCGCGCGGTGCGGGAACCGTGCCGAGGTGTCCCCCGGCGGCGATGCGCAGCTGCATCTCCACCAGATCGACGCCGGTGACCTCCTCCGAGACGCAGTGCTCCACCTGCAGCCGCGGGTTGACCTCGAGGAACCACAGCTCTCCGGCGGGGGTGAGCAGGAACTCGCAGGTTGCCACGCCGACGTAGTCGACCGCCTCCAGCAGGCGCCGGGAGGCTTCGTGCAGCTTGTCCTCAATGCCCTCGGGCAGCCAGGGGGCGGGGGCCTCCTCCAGGAGCTTCTGATTGCGGCGCTGCAAGGTGCAGTCGCGGGTCGACACCACGGCGAAGTCTCCGTGGCAGTCGCGCGCGCACTGGGTCTCGACGTGGCGGGCAGCGGTGACGAACTTCTCCAGGATGAGGGTGCCGACGCCGGCGGCGGAGTCGAAGGCGGGAGTGGCCCGGACGGCGTCGTCGTCGCCCAGCACGGTGATGCCGCGGCCGCCGCCGCCGTCGGTGCGCTTGAGGGCGACCGGGTAGCCGTGTGCGGCGGCGAAGGTGATGACGGAGTCGGGGTCCGTGACCGCGTCGGTGATCCCGGGCACGGGCTCAACGCCGGAGGTGACGGCGGCGGCGCGGGCGCTCAGCTTGTCTCCCAGGGTGCGCATGGCCGCCGGCGAGGGGCCCACCCAGGTCATCCCGGCGTCGGCGACGGCCTGGGCGAAGTCGGCGTCCTCTGAGAGGAAGCCGTAGCCGGGGTGGACGGCGTCGGCACCGGTGCGGCGGGCGATATCAATGATTGCGGCCGCGTCGGTGTATCCCGATCCCTCCGGCAGGGCGTGTGCCTCATCGACGAGCTCCGCCGCCGGACTCATCAGGTCCTCCGGGGTGTACGGCAGGATCGACGTGCCGCCGAGGTCCCTGACGGTGCGCGCCACGCGCAGGGCGATTTCGCCGCGGTTGGCGATGAGAATGCGGTTGAGGGGTCGGGCGTGGCTCGCGTCAACGCTCACTGGGCGGCTCCTGGGGTGGATGGTCGGTGTGGGCGGGACTGTCCGAGACCTTGTCACGAACTGGCACGAACTCGCGTTTGTCTACAAAGCCGATGACGGCATTCTCTCGGGCCAGCTGCGCAAACCCCGCCCCCCCGCAACGATACGGCGACCTGCCATCGCGCGCCTATTGTGGAATCACCACAAATCCGGTCCGTTACCTTGAATATGGCCGCGGAGTGTCGGCGCACGCGCTCACCGGAGGCCTCAGTGGGCGTGGCCGGCGGCCAGCTCACGCAGGGTGGCGACCGCCGCGGCGGCGTCATCCGCCCGGTAGACGGCGGACCCGGCGACGAACACGTCGGCTCCGGCCTCGGCGGCGCGCACGATGGTCCGCTCGGTGACACCGCCGTCGATCTGGATGCGCAGCTGCTGGCCCCGCTCCCCCACCAGGCGGCGGGCGGCCGCGATCTTGGCGAGCATCGGCTCCAGGAACGACTGTCCCCCGAACCCGGGTTCAACGGTCATCAGCAGCAGCAGGTCGATCTCCGGCAGCAGCGGCTCCACCGCCGTCAACGGGGTGGCCGGACGCAGCGCCAGGCCGACGCCGGCGCCGAGTCGGTGGATCTCCTTCGCCAGCCTGAAGGGGGCCGCCGTCGCCTCGAGGTGGGTGGTGACGACGGCGCAGCCCGCCTCGGCGTACACGGTTGCCCAGCGGTCCGGCTCGGTGATCATCAGATGCGCGTCCACCGGCAGGTCGGTGTGGGCGAGCACGGTCTGCACCAGGCTCGGGCCACCGAACTGGTTGGGCACGAAGTGGTTGTCCATGACGTCCACATGCAGGCCGTCCGCGTTGCGCACGCGCTCCAGCTCGGCACCCAGATGAGCCTGGTCGGCGTTGAGGATCGAGGGGTGGATGGCCGGCTGTGTCATGGAGGGCTCCTTCGCTCGGTCGGATGGTTACACGGTACGCCGCAGCAGCGCGCAGAACATGGCGTCGGAGTCATCCAGGTGCGGCCAGGTCTGCAGCAGTTGCCGACCTGCGCCCGCCGGCGCCTGCGGAGCCAGGTCCGCGGCCACGCTCCCGGCGTGCAGCGGCTCGAGGGTGATGCCGTCACGGGCCGCCTGCCGCGTCACGTCACGGACCACCAGGCTCGTCTCCAGCGCGTGGGGCGAGCAGGTGACGTAGGCGATCAGGCCGCCCGGTCGCGCCGCCCTCGCCGCGCCGGCGAGCAGCTCCCGCTGCAGCTCGGCCAGCGCCGCGACATCCTGAGGGGTGCGCCGCCAGCGCGCCTCGGGGCGCCGCCGCAACGAACCCAGGCCGGTACAGGGCGCGTCCACCAGGATGCGGTCATACGCCCCGGGCTCCTGCCGTCCGATATTGCGTCCGTCATCGGTGCGTACGGTGACGACTCCCTCGGGGATGGCGCGGACGGCACCCTCCACCAGCCGGGCGCGATGCGGGGTCACCTCATTGGCCACGAGGGTGGCGCCGCGGTCTGCGGCCACCGCGCCCAGCAGCGCCGCCTTGCCGCCCGGGCCGGCGCACAGGTCCAGCCAGCGCTTGTCATCGCCCTCCAGCGGGGCGTGGGCGAGCATCAGGGCGACGAGCTGACTGGCCTCGTCTTCGACGCCGGCCCGGGAGTCGCGCACCGCCTCGATGCGTCCGGGGTCTCCGCCGGAGAGCACCAGTGCGTACGGGCTCAGGCGCCCGGGCGTGGGATCCTCGCCGGTGGCCGCATAGACCTGCTCGGCCAGCTCGTCGACGGAAATGAGGCCGGGGCGGGCACACACAGTCACCTGCGGATCGGTGTTATCGGCCTCCAGCAGTGCCTCCAGCTCCCCGTCGGCGTCCTCGCGGCCGTTCACCTTCAGCGCCTGCCGCATGGCCTTAACCACCCAGGCCGGGTGCGAGTGCACGCGTGACAGCGCGGTGGTGGCGTCGGGGGCGTCCGCGCGCAGCTCGGCGGCCCACTCGGCCAGGTCGTGCGCGCTGATGCGGCGCATGACGGCGTTTACGAATCCGGAGGCGCCGCGGCCGGCGCTGTAGGCGGCCAGGTCCACCGTGGTGGACACGGCCGCGTGCGTCGGCACGCGCATGGCGAGCAGCTGGTGGGCGCCGAGCCGCAGCACGTCCCTGACCACCGCGTCGACCCGGTCCAGGGGCCGATCAATGCAGCGGGAGATGATGGCGTCATAGCGCCCCTGCAGCCGGAGGGTGCCGTAGGTCAGCGCGGTGGCGAAGCCGGCGTCGCGGCGTTCGAGACGTGCCTGGTCGAGGATGGTGGGCAGCACCAGGTTGGCGTAGGCGTCGTCCTCCCGCACCTTGGTCAGCGCGTGCAGGCAGGCCAGGCGGGCCGGGTCGACGTCGGGGCCCGCGGAGCGGGGGCCACGCCGTCGCATGCGCGGCCCGTCCGCCGGCGCGGAGGAGTGGTTTTCCGGGAGGGGCATCTCATCTCTCATTCGTTCGCATCCTGTTCAGCCTGCACTGGTGCGGCTTGTTGTGCGGTTCCCAGTACGGTGTCGGCGGCGGGCCGGGCTCCGCGGGCC
This genomic window contains:
- a CDS encoding acyl-CoA carboxylase subunit beta; this encodes MTEPAVNTVAPDAMMSSSPATTAFRERIARVDAEAEERAAARQHAKGKQTARERIDMLLDADSFLEIGRYSGSGAGEQARPSGVVTGFGQIGGRQVAVYSQDFSVSGGALGTVEGDKIVRLLDDALRLSIPVIGLIDSGGAKIQEGVAALRQYGRIFNRTCAASGLVPQISVILGPCAGGAVYSPALTDFVIATREASHMFVTGPDVVRAVTGERISAEELGGADIHGSVTGVVHYVADDEDDALAQVRTLLAYLPSSSDQEAPRYAYEDADRAADRDAAAEVGDLVPASPRQPYDVTAVVTALVDHGELVQVQEDFAANVVVGFACFEGRPVGVVANQPLVDAGTLDVDASEKLARFVRFCDAFGLPVVTFVDVPGYRPGAEQEHAGIIRRGAKVINAYASATVPLVTVVLRKAYGGAYIVMGSKAIGADLNFCWPGAEIAVLGAQGAVGIIHRRELSKVREESGEEAAAAEQQRLIDEYTATVINPDKAVAIGEIDAVIAPEHTRTVIVDSLSALADKRDGRRAALKKHDNGPL
- a CDS encoding biotin carboxylase N-terminal domain-containing protein, with translation MSVDASHARPLNRILIANRGEIALRVARTVRDLGGTSILPYTPEDLMSPAAELVDEAHALPEGSGYTDAAAIIDIARRTGADAVHPGYGFLSEDADFAQAVADAGMTWVGPSPAAMRTLGDKLSARAAAVTSGVEPVPGITDAVTDPDSVITFAAAHGYPVALKRTDGGGGRGITVLGDDDAVRATPAFDSAAGVGTLILEKFVTAARHVETQCARDCHGDFAVVSTRDCTLQRRNQKLLEEAPAPWLPEGIEDKLHEASRRLLEAVDYVGVATCEFLLTPAGELWFLEVNPRLQVEHCVSEEVTGVDLVEMQLRIAAGGHLGTVPAPRGHSLELRITCEDPAQGLAPSTGTITRLRWPAGPGIRIESGVVEGDTVTPTFDPMLAKIVVTGADRDQAIRRARRALRETVVEGVTVCTSLHAQVLGREEFTTPGADSQLNVTTRWLEDDVLPQLRTPQNAGTAGTAGEQPPADDHRTRSTYVVEINGHRLQVTVPDGILGGHNRRLGAGYAGGSNLAQQPLRGRGTGRGRAATGASAQGGDPGAIAAPMQAIVTRICVSPGQRVHEGDLLVVLESMKMENYVHAPMDATVADIPVSAGRTVSAGEILVRMRDIRDDSQPEQEA
- the rpe gene encoding ribulose-phosphate 3-epimerase, with the translated sequence MTQPAIHPSILNADQAHLGAELERVRNADGLHVDVMDNHFVPNQFGGPSLVQTVLAHTDLPVDAHLMITEPDRWATVYAEAGCAVVTTHLEATAAPFRLAKEIHRLGAGVGLALRPATPLTAVEPLLPEIDLLLLMTVEPGFGGQSFLEPMLAKIAAARRLVGERGQQLRIQIDGGVTERTIVRAAEAGADVFVAGSAVYRADDAAAAVATLRELAAGHAH
- a CDS encoding RsmB/NOP family class I SAM-dependent RNA methyltransferase, with protein sequence MRRRGPRSAGPDVDPARLACLHALTKVREDDAYANLVLPTILDQARLERRDAGFATALTYGTLRLQGRYDAIISRCIDRPLDRVDAVVRDVLRLGAHQLLAMRVPTHAAVSTTVDLAAYSAGRGASGFVNAVMRRISAHDLAEWAAELRADAPDATTALSRVHSHPAWVVKAMRQALKVNGREDADGELEALLEADNTDPQVTVCARPGLISVDELAEQVYAATGEDPTPGRLSPYALVLSGGDPGRIEAVRDSRAGVEDEASQLVALMLAHAPLEGDDKRWLDLCAGPGGKAALLGAVAADRGATLVANEVTPHRARLVEGAVRAIPEGVVTVRTDDGRNIGRQEPGAYDRILVDAPCTGLGSLRRRPEARWRRTPQDVAALAELQRELLAGAARAARPGGLIAYVTCSPHALETSLVVRDVTRQAARDGITLEPLHAGSVAADLAPQAPAGAGRQLLQTWPHLDDSDAMFCALLRRTV